In Tenacibaculum sp. 190524A02b, the genomic stretch ATCATACTCATTAGCTACAGAAAAATTTGAAGCTTCTAAAGAAACCTTATCTATTTCTTTATATAGTTCTTTCTTTTTCTCTGGGTTTTCTTCTGTTCTGTGTTGCTCATACAATGCAGTAATTTTATCTAAATACTCCTTCTCTTTCTCCCAATCTAAAGTTCCAATTTTATGAGTTCCTTTAAATACCATGTGCTCTAAATAGTGAGCTAAACCTGTAGAGTTTTTAGGATCATAGTTTGAACCAGCTCTAACCGCTATGTAGGTTTGAATTTTAGGCTCATCTGTGTTTTTACTCAAATACACCTTTAATCCATTTTTTAACGTGTATAAACGAAGTCCAGTAGGATCATTAGTAACTATTTCATAAGAAAACCCATTAGGGTCTGTTTTTTGTTCGGTCTTCACTTCATTTTTACTTGAAGTAGAAGATTCTTTACAGCTTACTACAGTTAAAAATAACATGCTAATAAGCAGTAATTTATACTTTATCATAATATGTAATGTTTGATTAAAATAAAAAATCCGTTGAATTTACGAATTCAACGGATTTTATTAGGTTAAATTATGAAAATTTAACAATACTTTGTATTATTTATGCTAAAACCTTAGCTACAGTTTCACCAATTTTAGCTGGAGAATCAACTACATGTACTCCATTTTCTGCTAATATTTTCATTTTAGCTTGAGCAGTATCATCAGCTCCACCTACAATTGCTCCAGCGTGTCCCATTGTTCTTCCTGCTGGTGCAGTTTGACCTGCAATAAATCCAACAACAGGTTTACGATTTCCATCTGCTTTGATCCAACGAGCTGCTTCAGCTTCTAAGTTTCCACCTATTTCACCGATCATAACAATTGCTTCAGTCTCATCGTCATTCATTAATAACTCAACTGCCTCTTTAGTAGTAGTTCCAATAATTGGATCTCCTCCAATACCAATAGCTGTAGTAATTCCGTAACCTTGTTTCACAACTTGATCAGCTGCTTCATAAGTTAAAGTTCCAGATTTAGATACAATACCTACTTTTCCTTTTTTGAAAATAAAACCTGGCATAATACCAACCTTTGCTTCATCTGGAGTAATAACTCCTGGACAGTTAGGACCAACTAAAGTACAATCTTCTAACGCATCAATATAAGCTTTTACTTTTACCATATCAGCAGTAGGAATTCCTTCTGTAATACAAATGATTACTTTTATTCCTGCTTCTGCTGATTCCATAATAGCGTCAGCTGCGAATGCTGGTGGAACGAAAATAATAGAAGTATCTGCTCCAGCCTTATTTACAGCCTCATCAACTGTATTAAAAACTGGCTTTCCTAAATGTTCTTGTCCACCTTTTCCTGGTGTAACACCTCCAACTATGTTAGTTCCGTAATCAATCATTTGACCTGCATGGAAAGTTCCTTCACTACCAGTAAAGCCTTGTACTATAATTTTTGAATCTTTATTTACTAAAACACTCATTGGTTTGTTTTTTATATTTTTAAAAAGTCAGACAAAAATAATCTTTTAATTGACTTTTCACAATTAATTTTATGTTACTTTTTATCTTTATTGGTTGCATTTTTTAAATAAACAACCTCTCTTAATGTTTGTCTATATTCTCTTTGAGGAGTTCCAAAGTAAGTAGCTTTTTTCAAGTTCTTTGTAACACCTGTTTGTGCCATCAAAACGGTAC encodes the following:
- the sucD gene encoding succinate--CoA ligase subunit alpha, coding for MSVLVNKDSKIIVQGFTGSEGTFHAGQMIDYGTNIVGGVTPGKGGQEHLGKPVFNTVDEAVNKAGADTSIIFVPPAFAADAIMESAEAGIKVIICITEGIPTADMVKVKAYIDALEDCTLVGPNCPGVITPDEAKVGIMPGFIFKKGKVGIVSKSGTLTYEAADQVVKQGYGITTAIGIGGDPIIGTTTKEAVELLMNDDETEAIVMIGEIGGNLEAEAARWIKADGNRKPVVGFIAGQTAPAGRTMGHAGAIVGGADDTAQAKMKILAENGVHVVDSPAKIGETVAKVLA